The genome window AGACTGACAATGTATAGGTCTGCCACTGTAATTAGCAGCATCTCTTGGAAAACAGATCAACAAATGACTCTCTAGGAAAGATAGTATATATTAGTTCTGGCTACGCTACAAAAAGTCAAACTCAAACGAGATTATTTCAATAGATATCATTTGCATTATTCCAAGACTATCCCTGATCTCATTTGGTTTGATGCTATCGCGAAGAAAAATTCAGGATACTGGATTTCTTTGCATGTACTGCCTATACAAGCAGTCACTCACTGACTGTTGGTAGACTCAGTCTTTTTAAACGCATCCTTCTTATATTCACCTGGTGTCAAATTTGAGTACCATTAACTATTCTCAATCAGCGTCattgtatattttgatatattttgataaactTCAAAATCAGTGTCGTTTGCTACCTGCACGCTTGGGTTAGGTGCTCAAAATAAACTTGAATGCATATTTTGACTTAAATTGATTGCAAAATTTAAGAATGTAATAAATTcgtgatatataaaaatttaaataaaatacaatcggCTGTTCTGGTCACACCAGaaagtaaaatttctctctctctctctctctctctctctctctctctctctctctctctctctctctctctctctccttgaacttTTGCCTCTACTGTCTCTGGGTTTCAAATTTCGATGCCCAGTTTTCTAAATAGTAGTTATTTAGGAACAAGATCAAGAGAACAAAATAAGACAGGAAAACAGAATAATTCCACGAGATCTGATAATAAATTGACTTTAAGAATGACTTGTTTTCATATCAAATAATCAACTTAGTATTTTTCATGGGCTCCCTTCTGGTAAcacaccttttttctttttttctttttttttgcagggaAGGGAGAAGCGAAAGGCCATAAAAGCACTATTTTTGCATCTTGAGGGAAATACCTTCTGAAGCTCTTTTCTGAACAACGATAATGATgataaagaagtacaataaaaatgttaatgtaAAATGAATGAGTCTAATCACAGTCACCAATAAAATTCATCAAATTACCATAACATTCAAGCAGCTATTGTGGAAAAGTAGGAATAATGTGAAATACCTCGCTTCAATGTAACTTGCTTCATTGTAACTTGgtaagaacaaagtaaaaaccaCTATTAAGAGAATATGGCCATATTCTACCTCTGTTTATATTTGGGACCTCTCATTCTTTCAATTTTGTCCATTCATGATTTATATGGTCATTTAATAAGGGTCATCATTTCATTAACAATCTTGTCAAGGAAAAGCGATCTGTAAAACTCTTCACCATAAAAACCTGAGCGAATGAAAAATTGATAagcaaaaatataatgtaaatgccGTAAAAGTTGAAAGACGACATTTTTCCTTAATGTCAGCATAAACACATCCATGAAAATATCAAGGAAATATTAAAGATATGTTCTCACTTTGAAATAGTATGACTTTATCCCTGAATcatgtaaaaacaaatgaaaggttTTTGTTAAGAGCTATATTCTTACTGCCGTTTGAAGACAATACACATGAATgtcataaaatgagaaaaaacgaAAGTTTTTGATCAGATGTAAACTAGTTTAAGTTTTAAGAAAATTGTAGAAAAAAGgtattacttgaaaaaaattagGGTAATTCTTTTTCAGATATCAGCTTTTGCAACAGACAAATTCTCcaatttttttgtaaatgatggaaaaaattaagacaatgaaaagaaaacCGAGGATCATGGGAGTAGCCTGCATTAGCAAGTATGAGTGAACACATTTCCAGCCTTATTTTCAAATTCCTAAAATTACTAGCCAAAAATACAATTCCCATACCTTTAAGTCCCCCTTCTAGAAATTACGCAGGACAATTTCGATTTTAGAAATAATCTGATTTCTGTTGCCGGCAATAAAACTCGATATATTATCAATCTTATCTGAAATTTGACCTCACATAACTCTTTAAACTTGGAAGATGTGGCATCGAAATTTTAAAACGAAACGAATCATGATGATGGAGTTTTAAGCGACcccataccaaaaaaaaatatatttatatcaatgtaTGTTCCTGGGTAATAAACTAAAGCTACAAGAAAAAACAGTGTCGCataaaacaagtatatatatatatatatatatatatatatatatatatatatatatatatatgcaacaaggaatgattaagacaatatatttaagacaccgttgtgaatgcgatttgtatcttttctttccgAGTGAGaggatgtgatgtgctgtgacattcctagaatgtaggaatcatcagtttagcttctccttggaaacagtgTGGCCCGAAGTGACAAGCTTCGGAAATGGGTGGTGCGATGTCGGAGTCGCTGTCTAAGCAGAGCAGTGCCATGTCATGTTTCTATGCATGGGCGCTTGATGCAGAGGTGCCTTATGAAACTGGTTATaggctgtttcttgggcgtgaGCGATATTCTGTATAATGACATCATGATCTTGTGACGAAGTTAGTGACGACACTTATTGGGGTGtcttgtgtgtgagttcgtgcgtgcgtgcgagcTTCTTCCCAAGAGAGTCGGCTACAGAGTCGGCGAAGGGGCAAAATGGCTCCTGcaatagtatttttagtgaagtgtgtataatctgtgttgaatgggtaagcatacttattctttggccaaaagtgtggtttgtctgtattttgaatattgtttcaaagatgttctattttatttgaccttttgattttcctttataatcttttgcttatcgatgtgttctcctgtcttcttataggtggttctgagacaaaggggaattgatatgggaacttaactaatgtttcgtgATGTTACTAGACTAGGACTATGCCTAGTTTTgtgactaaaataatgttggttattgtagaagagagatggagtgggttatctgagttcaacctttcatttaatcattttgttaagaacctgagttatttagtttatgctttgctttaaaataaatgtatttttgtagttcacgagtctggtctaattgccttaggtaatgtagagagagagagagagagagagagagagagagagagagagagagagagagagaggggggggggatggggggggggggttggagaaagagaaaaacCCTTTAAGATTACCCAGGTTGGAAcctgggaaatatatatatatatatatatatatatatatatatataaatcataaaaacatgaaaattttaacataattacatctgCTAACTGCATATGATTCTGCGTCAAATGTgggcaaaaaattaaaaacttaaaaataaagcaaaatatccAGATATCGAATCCAATGAAATTTTTGAAATAGTATCAGTCAAATCTGAAGCCTTTAGATTTCACTGATACTATGACTGAAGAACCATTTAGATATCTGTTGAATTCCCGATGTGTTTCTCaaaattgttttatcttttacgTCTGGGTGATTGTCTCGCGGTTTTCAGCTTCTCTGATTTCTTTTGATAGTCACGAGGTTTCTTTGTTGCTGGTCTAGGTTTGGCTTAGATTGTGTTCGAGTCTTTGTCAGGTCTAACAGGTGCTTTTTAGGATTCGTGAAGTTTAGGTGCCACTGGCAATTAAACTTCACAAATTATTAGCGGTTTACTATGTCTCAAACTCGACTTGTTGACCTAGCAAGACTGAGCATTTTGTCTAGCATTGCCAGACTAGTTTATTTTGATAGTGCTATTAAAAATTTTGGACATAACAAAGCCAGAAAAGCACAAATTAAAGCAACctagttaaattatttttttctgatttcttcCTTGATAAGATTTAACTACGAACATTTAAAAATCACGTAAAAAAATTGGTAAATGTAAATGCgtaaatagtatattataattcCTACATTACTTGAATACCGGTATGTTTTAACAATTTCTTATATGATCATTAACTCAGCATTTGTTGAAGTTTAATGCACATTAATTAGcctcaattattttattttttttttttttataattttgcaaGTCTTAGGGGCCGCAAATGGGTTTCTCTTGGAGGCCCTGTCTGAAGGCACGAAATAATTTAGGATGTAAAGAGAGAGTGGTGGAAAGAAGACGGACGTTATTAGTGAGAACATTAATAGTAATGGATACAAGAGGCCGACGATAACAAGATATCAAATAAATTACctcaataaacataaacataaaaaatttggACGGACTCCACGACCCACAGCAACAAACGAAGGTGAACGAACGGGAAGAGAAACTAAACAAGACACGGTTTTGAaagaggtaagaaaaaaaaacgttggaGATCTGAATGTGTTAAAGCAAATAGAAATTGGATGGGGGAGATGAGGGGGATAAGAAGCGAAAGAAGAAGTTACACAAAGTTAAggtataaaaagagaagcagagagaaccGCCAACATCAGAGACCAGCTGACTCCGCTCGGTCAAGATCTGATTCAAGTCTCAAGATGAAGCTGAAAACGGTAAGTAAAGTTCCTCTGATCTCTTCACCTTAACACATTCATTTGAAGCATcacatgaatatgtatgtatataattttttttcccattcgCCTTCCCTGTTTGTAGGAATGGCACCAGAAGGGTGGAGCCTTCTGGTTCTCAACAAGTCATTAGAAATGAGGTTGTAAGCCTTATGCCTTCTCATGCCTTCTTTCTTGAATACCAGTTGATAGCTAGCAGTGTTAtggttttgtgtgcgtgtgtacatgtagatatatacatatatacatttatatataaatagatatatatatatagatatatatatatatatatatatatatatatatatatatatatatatatatattcaatgtagcaggaaagtccacgtgcttgagaatatcataaagtccacaagtcccggttttcactcgccttctttcTTGGACtttgtgatacatacatacatacatacatacatacatacatacatacacacacatatatagtgtatatatatgtatatatacatatacacacaaacatatatatatatatgtgtgtgtgtgtgtgtgtgtgtgtgtgtgtgtgtgtgtgtgtatcgccaAGGTAAATACGAAACTCCTGAAACACCACCCTCTTTCAGTATAATGAGAAGCAGACGTTACCACAACGGAACCATATTTTAAACAGTATCTCATTTTCTTGGCTTTCGTGGCTTAGTGTGACCCAATTACCACTTTCTGCATATACAGCTTACAGCTAAGGCTTAATGCAGTTTTCAGTAGCAATTCATATTTTACATGGCAGCAACGTTAACCGTCACTCAACTTACTCCTTGCCCAAATATAAAAACCCTTTTCTAGTCGCTCTTCCCTTTCCCGTTTCAGATGATTGTGATCCTCTGTGCAGTGGCACTAGTCTCTGCTgatggtggaggtggaggaggaaaaggaggaggaggtggaggacatggaggaggaggaggaggatacggTGGGGGTGGAGGAAGTGGAGGTTACGGCGGTAAAGGAGGCGGCGGTGGAggacatggaggaggaggaggagcaggataCGGTGGGGGTGGAGGAAGTGGAGGTTACGGTGGTAAAGGAGGCGGCGGTGGAGGgcatggaggaggaggtggaggaggctacagtggtggtggtggaggaagtGGAGGCTATGGTGGAAAAGGAGGTGGAGGCAGCGGAGGTTATGGTGGAAGCGATGGTGGTGGAGGAGGTTACGGCGGAAGTGGAGGTGGcggtggaggatttggaggaggaTATGGAGGCAGTAGCGGTAGTGGAGGCTACGGTGGGAGCGGAGGCGGAGGCTACGGAGGAAGTGGAGGCGGAGGTTACGGAGGAAGCGGAGGCGGTGGTGGAGGATACGGTggcagcggaggaggaggaggaggatttggagGCGGTAGTGGAGGTAAGTAAGGAAAATTTCTATCTCACATTTTGCAAATAGTGGTAGAACACATCTTTGTTATATTTAACAAAACACAGAGGCTAAGCGTTTGGGAAACAATTAAAATGTTATATCAATCTATTGAAAAACGCTGTAAAATaggtgtcttttattttatttattttatttatatatctttttaatgtGAAGAACTTGACACTTTCATTTAAATCATTTATAATTTACACCTGACCTTTCTTTTCCAGGGTATGGTCGCTGAGGAGTGCAGTTCACAAGTCATGTACTGTAAAAGACCTCCATGAATAAAGCAAATAATTACTAATCATTCTTTCAATCTCTCCCGTTTCGAAATTTCATTTTAGTGTGTCAGTTTctccaagatggaataacatctcCGCATGACAGCGTCCTCGTGACTAGAAACCTATTAGTGTTTACTCTTTGGTTTTAgcaatgacaaaataatgaagtTGTCAATAATGGAACAGTGAGAATAAAGTCATCAAAATTCTGCAAGTTATTTTCTTCGATTGTAACCTACTCTGTAAGATTGGTGTACTTAATTCGACCTAGAATAACACATGGATATAGAAGCATGGTGAGCAGCTTTCTTTcaacttgacaaaaaaaaaaaaaaaaaaaaaaaaaaaaaaaaaaaaaacattggcatATAACTGATAGGCGTTCTCAACAGGTTTCTGCATACGAAACATATCTACGAAATGGCGGCGTAAGTTCGCAGACTTTATAATTAACTTTGCAAAATTACGAAGTGTGAAACCAGAATAATGACTGAAGAACTAGAAAAGGGTAATGGCCACAACGGGTCAACTAATACCTATAACCTGCTTTCTATGAAGAGACGACTTTATAGCCTTTTTGTTAGGTAACACTTgtgttcctctcttttttttttcaacttttcaagatgcctattttttataaatgttttggaTTCCCGTAATCCTAGCTTTCTATTACTagattaactttattattattattattattattattattattattattattattattattattattattattattattatgtaggaaACCCACTATCGAACAAGACTCGTTGAATGTAATCTCTGAAGCAGTGATAACAAGACTTATCACTACTTTCATTattatactatctaatatatGCATACAATCAAATGGAACATGCTAAGGACCCCGTTACCgcaaataataatattctacaCAGTAGAATGTGTACACATGAAGAAATGGATAAGTGAATTGAGCggataacaattaataaatagaaatcaaggaaaaggtaaatatattcatacataaacaTCATCacaagtcagaaaaaaaaaaaaaaaaacgaggtcaCTTGAGAGGAGTTTTAAGATCCCAAACGTAAGAGCATAGTATCAATATATTTCATTGGCAATACTAttcattagcaaaaaaaaaagtgaatgaataaGTAAACTGCATTCTTGTAGCTGACGAGACAAATAATGCAAATGGGTCATTCGTTCAtcatagcaacaacaacaacaacaaccataataataatagtaatgataataataataataaaaccgctTTACCAAATATGAGTATTTTTCTTACCATGAGGAAAAGGCAGGTAACTGAATAACCggatataaataacaataataatgaataaaaaaaaattctaaaaattaattccttaaggaataaaaacaaagattcgtTACAAATCTGGAAGTTGAGAAACAAAAAGCTACGATTGTTGAATCAAGCCAGAattgtaaactttaaaaaaacacataaaaaaaaattagaactaaGCATGAAATTCGACGAAAGAACATACAACCTCACGAGGTTCGTTCACAAGGTGAAAATATATTTGCGAAGAATCTCCACTAAGTATAAAGGAACAAACAattaacacaaacaaaaaaccagaatgcaaataaAAACGTAAAACAGATGAACAGCGTAGTCATCACTGGTGCTTGCAGAACGAAACGAAAGCGAGAATTTTGTATTGCGCACTTTGTCGGTCTAAAGGGCTTAATTGACACCCAGTATAGTTCCCACAAACCCCCTATAAGCAGCCTCAAATTCCATAAATGGAAACCTAAGTTTGCCAACAGCGTCTAGTGTAAGGAGCATATTgccctccttggaaaggtacacAGAGTAACTAAAGTTAATGAGAATTAAAGAGAAGAAATGAGTACACAACCTCATGTTAATGCAAAGTAAACATCGCTGATATTACTACACGTAAAACCTAGATCAAAGAATTAAATTAATTCACTCTACGCAGATGCTGCCCTACACAAACACGCAGATATGTCTACCTATACCCATACCTCTGAGTACACACATACAAAGTAATAATTCACCTTTTAAGGACTAAGTTTACACTGACCACAAATATCAAATTCTGTATTgcctggaataaaataaaaatcttctcaGATATGATACACAATTAATCTCAACTGCTCATAAATTCGAACAGACAAACCAGTAAAACTGGCTAAATAACTAACGAAATATTGAAGCACAGCAAAGCATTGTgtacttaagaaaaaaattcattaaagatAAAGCCGAGCTAATTATTAACCAATGTATACAATCAAACTCATCATCACCAAGAGTACACAAAGTTTAGCTATGTATGCATGATCTCTCTTCAAAAGTCGTAAAATTACACCAGAAAAACTTGTTTTCAAAGCTCTGAAACAATCTTCCAGACATAAGCTTTCTAATCAAAATCAAACTAGCATCCTTTCGTCATAAAGGAATATTGGCCATTCATTCAGAATCCGTAGCTGAAGGCCTGCGATTTAGTAGCTTCTAATAGTCTGTTcatgtaataaaacaaaattataagttATGCTTTATACACCAAAAACTGAATATTATCAAACGTAATGGAgttttatttataagtaaattaCCCCAATCATGTACAGGGGAAAACAAACCGCAATATCTTTTATTTGAAAACTATagggttgctgttgttgttgttgttgttgtgaaaacatatatatatatatatatatatatatatatatatatatatatatatatatatatatatatatatatatatatgagtcttatcacatcaccgtgattcatgtatacGAATtaggctacaaatatcctttaatatcaaattcgctccaCCTCCGAATTactatatgttcatatatgttaaccgaatggaatatttaagttgataataatttcgttggctCACGAGCGCGAACCTaggaggaaccaagaaatcaggacgtacagtgaagcgctctaccCACACAGCTAACACAAGACCTTGTGATAGCTGTGTGGGTAAACgcttcactgtacatcctgatATCTTGGCTAGGTTCGCGCTCGCGAgccgatgaaattattatcaactaaaaaattccccttcagtcaacatatatgtatgtactatattaattaggaggtagagcgaattagatattaaaggatatttacagcctaatgcatgtatatatatatatatatatatatatatataatatatataatatatatatatatatatatatatatacacacacatatacagtggtacctcgagatacgaaattaatccgttccgaggtggccttcgtatcatgagtttttcgtatcttgaaccgcattttacatgtaaaatgcctaatccgttccaagccctacaaaaacaccccagtaaattatatttccaggcctacaacacatgttctagggttacgacgccgatccgacggaagaaatatgactccaaaaaggcaaaatactgtacatacttgagtaatattcaactgcatgtaatgttcaaccccattttcactgcatatattaggactttagcatatgtcccttaacaataagcctagcctatgttagcggttgttACTGTAggctagtctatgattctgacatctaaacctaagaagataaaagcttagaatatgccaataaaatgtataaataatcagtatgtactcattccaaataattattaattaatcattaactataatacacaaacaaacaaaaaaaaaccttccaatcgattgtttacattcagctcttacgagtaccgaacgaacgccaagcaatcacttttcctaggacacagttagccatatctctcttcaactaatgaaactaccaaacagtataataaccattcatttctattctttattctatctttacctaatggagataccgagttactaacagctataatgaaacatatacgtaacgtaatattaaaatagaagacgaattctaaaaaatacgtatttgttggcttcgatgatagcagtctgatttattttatattttatgatatctaattcacaatttttttattaaatgtattgcatgtactcatttcaaataattattaagtaaccattaactatagtaaacaaacaaaaaaaagcttccaaacttctgtttacatccagcacttacgagtattgaATGAtagccaagcaatcacttttcctagtgcacagtaagccataaattttcattatctctcttcaactactgaaactaccaaacagtataatgaccattcatttctattctttattctatctttacctaatgtttttttttaattaaatgtattacatgaataagtttttcaatttacagcatccttttaccaatagaatacttaaagcacaaggggtagatgctgaccaataggagagcaggatcttatggggtgactagccaTCAGGAACCAAATaatggagagcgggaggatggtggcgagtttactcagttggcggcgcgggagttttaaaattgttctcggtggtctgggcgaatctcgggactttatcgcaacaaccttttgtaacttgagcaattttcgtatgtagagccgctaaatttttcgtatttgcttttgtatctcatatttttcataagttgagcctttcgtatgtcgaggtaccactgtatatatatgtatatgtatatatatatatatatatatatatatatatatatatatatatatatatatatatatatatatatatataggcagaccTCGGCATACCTGGGCGATATTAAGTGTTTCTCTAAGACGTCAACACTATGCTTGCTCAACATTACTAAAGGTCAATACAACTTAATATTTTACACAGCAGGCGCGTAACCTTACACTCAAAACTCATCTAATTAATTACGCAAGCAATCTCAACTAATACGACACCTAATTGCAACACTTTGGTGGGTGATAAccaagaaaaaaacaattttacatGCCAGATGAAGCACAAAATTAGTGAAGCAAATGCACTTCACCTATTACCCTCTAGTCTGAATGAGTTTCCGATATAAGAATGAATTAGGCCGATGCTCAAACAGCGATTTCGATAATCTAGAACTCTACAGAACTGAAGATCTTGGAGGAAACTATGCAATGACATCCGCAACTTAAGAAGCGAGAGAAACTTAATGCAATCATGAAATTTCGCAAAGGCCTTTGTCAGATTGAAACACTTTCCAAGAGGCAAAAGTAAAAGAACGTCACTTACCACGAGAAACAGCACAAAACAGCATTTTCCACGGGAAATGTAACCAAGAAACATACAAAAGACAACAAGAATACAAAAACGCAATCTCCAAACAACTGCAAGAAGAAACACCATCACACGAAGCCTTCaaaaggaagagaataaaagGCAATGGAACGATGAACGATTCTGAAATGAAATCTATTGCCGGAGAGGAATGACGAGGCATAAACATACGGAAGGGAAGTCATGGCTACGGTAATGAGGTGTGGGGGTGGCAGTAGGAGTGAGAACCCTCAAAATCCGAGTATAAAATGGAAGGCGAATTGAACATCAAGCACCAGAATCCATCGTTTGACTCTTTCAGGCTCACCTGCGACTGAGATCAAGATGAAACTGAGAGTCGTAAGTAAAACTTCAAATTtttagcagctgctgctgcttttaTCATAATTAACCAGTAAAGATGGTTTGCTTGTGCGCAAGCAGTCAAACgcatataataatttcaaagattGCAATGTTATATCTTTTTCATTCTCACCAATCGATGATAGTCCACCAATAGAACGGGAATGATATAGCATAAGGCAGTAATGGCATTTCAACTCCAAATTATATTACACAAGTAGGaacctttaaaataataattaaacaaataacgagaagaaaaaaaatcaccagcgCATATTTTCTTATTAACCATGAGAGGCTAATAGTTTGTAAAATACCGAATTCCTATAGATTAACAGGATACAACATCAGGCCAGACTTTCTTCGCAGAGGTAATAACTATTTGATTTGGTTACCAAAATCTTAGGTAATGGTGCAAGGAGTTTTGGTACTTTAAGCCTGAAGCATTTAAAATCTCGATGATAATAGAAATGATCAATTCAAAGTCACAGCTAACCACTGAGCTTAGAaaatttcagtataaaaaaatatataaaagtaaacaaataaacaaacagaaaaattatcaaaaatctTCCCTTTCTAACCACAGGTGGTTTTGCTGTTAGCTGCAATGGCATTTGCGTCCGCTGCTCCTGGGGGAGGCTATGGCAGCAGTGGAGGAGGTGGGGGTGGAGGATATGgcggaagtggaggaggaggaggcggattCGGAGGTGGAGGATACGGAGGAAGTGGAGGTGGAGGATATGGTGGAAGTGGCGGAGGTGGAGGCGGTTTTGGAGGTGGAAGTTACGGAGGTAGCGGAGGATAcggaggaagtggaggaggtggtggaggcTTTGGAGGTGGAAGCTATGGTGGCAGTGGAGGATACgggggaagtggaggaggaggtggaagttaTGGAGGAAGCAGCGGATATGGAGGAAGtggaggcggaggcggaggctTTGGAGGTGGGAGTTACGGAGGGAGTGGAGGCTACGGTGGAAGTGGCGGAGGTGGCGGCGGCTTTGGAGGTGGTGGATACGGGAGCAGTGGAGGTAAGATGTTAAGTTTTATAATATGTTCTTTCTAAACTTCCTGAAGTCTTAGGAAACCTGTTGCTATATCCTTGATACCATATCAGTGAAAACACCTGCACAACCACCATTTAAAGAACAATAgtgtatatactatcatatatatatatatatatatatatatatatatatatatatatgtgtgtgtgtgtgtgtgtgtgtgtgtgtgtgtgtgtgtataattatcaaCATACCTTAAAATTTCTACATGAAAGTGATAAATT of Macrobrachium nipponense isolate FS-2020 chromosome 11, ASM1510439v2, whole genome shotgun sequence contains these proteins:
- the LOC135211344 gene encoding uncharacterized protein LOC135211344; protein product: MKLKTMIVILCAVALVSADGGGGGGKGGGGGGHGGGGGGYGGGGGSGGYGGKGGGGGGHGGGGGAGYGGGGGSGGYGGKGGGGGGHGGGGGGGYSGGGGGSGGYGGKGGGGSGGYGGSDGGGGGYGGSGGGGGGFGGGYGGSSGSGGYGGSGGGGYGGSGGGGYGGSGGGGGGYGGSGGGGGGFGGGSGGYGR
- the LOC135209159 gene encoding uncharacterized protein LOC135209159: MKLRVVVLLLAAMAFASAAPGGGYGSSGGGGGGGYGGSGGGGGGFGGGGYGGSGGGGYGGSGGGGGGFGGGSYGGSGGYGGSGGGGGGFGGGSYGGSGGYGGSGGGGGSYGGSSGYGGSGGGGGGFGGGSYGGSGGYGGSGGGGGGFGGGGYGSSGGYGR